The nucleotide window ACAGAACGTCCATCGCGGCCACGGTTTTATTGTCATCATTAAGACGCATATAGAAGGCTTTGATCTCCTTTGGATAATCAAATAGCACTACAGGGCTTTCAAAATGCTTCTCAACCAGAAAGCGCTCATGCTCACTCTGAAGGTCAATTCCCCAGCGGTCTACAGGATACTGGAATTTTCCTTTTTTATTTTCCTTGGAGCTCATCAGGATTTCTATGGCTTCCGTATAGGAAACCCGCATGAAGCGTTTTTTAACAACGTTTTCCAGTTTTTCAATCAACCCTTCTTTTGCACGGTCCTTTTCCGGCTTCTGTTTTTGCTCCTCAGCAAAACGGCTGTTCAGGAATTCAAGGTCTTCGGCACAGTTCTTCAGAACATAGCTGATGACATATTTCAGGAAATCCTCTGCAAGGTCAATATTATTTTCAAGGTTATTGAAGGCCACTTCGGGCTCCACCATCCAGAATTCGGCAAGGTGACGTGTCGTGTTGGAATTTTCGGCACGGAAAGTGGGTCCAAAGGTATAAACCCTGCCTAATCCCATAGCTGCAGTTTCCGCTTCAAGCTGGCCTGAGACTGTAAGATTGGTTTTCTTTCCGAAGAAATCCTGGGCAAAGTCTATTTCTCCCTCCTCATTTCTTGGGATATTGTCGAGGTCGAAATTGGTGACACCGAACATCTCCCCTGCACCTTCGGCATCCGCACCGGTAATGATCGGCGTATTGATATAGAAGAAGTGGTTTTTATTGTAGAATTCGTGAATGGCAAAACTTACGGCACTGCGCACACGGAAAACGGCTGAAAACAGGTTGGTCCTGAAACGAAGGTGCGCCTGCTCACGAAGCACTTCGAGTGAGTGCTTTTTGGGCTGAAGAATGGTTTTATCGCGCTCTTCAGTAAAATTATCACCTAAGATAACAATTTTTTTGGCGATGATTTCAATGGCCTGACCGCTTCCCTGGCTTTCCACCACTTCACCGGTAATTTTAAGTGACGAGGCGACACTGATTTTACTTATTGTGTCTTTATCAAAATTATCAAAATCCACAACTACCTGAAGGTTGGCCATAGTGGATCCGTCGTTAAGTGCGATAAAGCGGTTGGAGCGGAAGGCACGGACCCAACCCTGCACAGTAATATCGTGATGAAGTATTTTTTTATAATCTCCGAGGAGTTCTTTTATAATCATTCTTTTCATTGCGGTCTTAGTCAATTATAGCAAAGATAGCACTTTTGGCTCATTTTTGCAGGCCGAAGGAGCCTGATTGTTTAATGCGGTACCTCCGAAATCAGTATCGTGAGCTTCGGCACGGTTTATCATTCATCTTTCACTGCAGGTGTAGTATATACTTCCAGCAAACCTTCCGGAAGCTGCATCGTAATTACTTTATCAGCACGGTTTACGCTCAATATCCAGTCTTTGATCACGGGAATAATGACTTCCTTACCGTCCAGATCAAGAATAAAATAATGCTGGGCAATCTGATCGTTAATTTCCTTTATGGTTCCGCAGGAGTTTCCTTCTTCGTCTCGGATTTCAAAACCAAGGACTTCGTGATAATAAAACTGGTTTCCGGAAAGTTCCGGAAGTGTGGATAAAGGCATAAAAACGTTCTTGTTCACCAGCTGTTCTGCCATGGCAAGGTTGGCGTTTTTAAAGAAAACAATCTTTGTGTTATCGCGGCTCCATTGCTGCTTTTCTACAAAAAAGGGAACAAGCAGTCCGTTTATTTCTACAAAAACGCCGTCCAGCTTATTATAATGATCTGGCTGGTCGGTATCCAGTTTCAGAATTACATTTCCGGCCAGTCCGTGTGTCCTGGTGATTTTACCCAGGTAATAACAGTCTTCTTTTTTCATGTTGATTTATTAGGATCAGCTGTGGCGCGGGTTTGGGGCCCACGGTTTGCATGCAGATTTGCAAATATACTCTTTAAATAAAAAAGACGCCAAACAGGCGTCTTCCGTAATTTATACAGTGAGGTAGATTAAGCTTTAGCTTCATCTGCAGCTTCACCGTCTTCTTTCTTAGGAGCAACTGCATCAGCAATTTTCTCAGTAACGTTTGCTACAGTTTCCTTTACGGAATCTACAGCGCCAGCTACTGCTGCCGCAGCACCACCAATTGTTTCTGCTACATTTTCAACAACTGATTTTTCAGTAGTTTCTTCTGTTGCTTCAGCGTTTTTAGCATCTTCAGCTGCTTTTTCCTCAGCTGCTTTCGCATCAGCCGCTGCTTTTTCTTCGGCAAGTTTTGCCTCAGCTTCAGCTTTTGCATCTGCCTCAACTTTCGCTGCTGCATCAATTCTTGCCTGATTTACTTTAGCTTCTGCTTCCAAAGCTGCTTTCTTGGCATCTGCTTTAGATTTTGCCAAATCATCAGTTTTACCGCTTACCTGCTTTTCTTTAGTCTCCAACCAGGCACCAAATCTCTTCTCTGCTTCAGCTTCGTCAAAAGCACCTTTTGCTACACCACCCATAAGGTGTTTTTTGTAAAGTGCACCTTTGTAAGAAAGGATCGCTCTTGCAGTATCCGTAGGCTGAGCACCATTGTTCAACCACTTTACAGCCGCATCAACATTCAGTTCAATGGTTGCTGGGTTGGTAATTGGGTTGTACGTACCGATTTTCTCGATGAATCTACCGTCTCTTTTTGCTCTTGCATCGGCAACTACGATGTGGAAAAAAGGCTTTCCTTTTTTACCGTGTCTTTGTAATCTGATTTTTACTGACATAAAAGTTTGATTTTGTGGGAACTCGTCCCGTTAAATATTAAGTGCGCAAAGATAACCATTTTTATGGAATTGAAGCCTCACACTTGATAAAATATCAAATTTCATCCAGTTCAGATTTCAGGGCACCCAAATAAAAAAGACCATAACATTTTTCGTTCTCAGCGAGACCCAAATAGCCGTCCAGATATTTGATGAGACCCGGCGAACTCCAGTAACAGCCTACATTTGTAGCCGTACAGGTCAGATACATATTCTGCACCCCCATAGCTACAGCGGCAATTTCTTCCCACTCGGGCACCAGACCGCTAAATGCAACCGAAATACTGATTATGGCCCCGGCCTTACCTGCTTTGGCAGGAATATCTTCGTATTTTTTCTGAAGGAAGACCGCAGGTGGCGTGGTATCACGGTAAATTCCGGCAAGGGTGGCACCAAGCTCATCTTTTTGTGCACCCGTAAATACCCGGAAACGCCAGGGCCTCGTCCTTTTATGGTTGGGAACGAACTGCGCCGAATCCAATATAGCATTCAGCACTTCCGGTGCAAGACCTTCCCCTGTGTAATCTCTTGGAAAAGTGCTCTTCCGTGATTCGATGATTTCTTTTAATATCTGACTTTTATCCATCAGACAAAAATAATGAACTTTTAATGTCCCGCTGTTGATATAGGATATGAAGTGAAACCGAATTTTTAAAAAATTTCTTCTATCCTTTGGTGAATTTTATTGAGGGTAAATTCATCACCCGCCTTTTTCCCTTTCATAATTTGCGCCATTGGACTTATTTCGGAGATGGCGTAAAACCGGTCTCCTTCAAAAAAGAACTCGCCTAGTGAGACCGAAATATAGAACCTGGCCTTATTCGTTATGACCAGCGAGCCCACAACTGCTGAGTCGGTCTTTTTATCGGGAACACGCTGCATTTCACGCTGCATATTTTTAAGCGCGGCCATCTGACGGTCCAAATGGTAAATCTCACTCTGTATTTCTTCCCGAATCGAGTCGTACTTACTGGTTTTTTTGATGTCGCGGCTGGCTTCCAGTGTGAAATTAAGATAAAACTCCAGCGTCTTTACCTTACCTGAAAGCATTTCCTGCACATACGTCCGCAAATCATTTTTATTATAGAGAGCCTTCTGCATATAAAACAACAATGCTGCAACTTGCTTCCAGCTGAATGTTGCAGGTTAAAACTAATGCTTTCTAAACAAAAAATATGCATTTTTATTTTAAACGCTCAGGCCCCCGTAGCGGAAGAAGCTTCCTACAATGAGCATGAAGATGCCTATAACCGTAACACTGATGATATGGAAAGCCATTAACGGCAAGGTACGTGCACTCAGTTTAGGCAGCACAAAAACATTGGCACTCAAGGCGAATAGTAAGGTGCTGAAAAGCAGAATCAACTTAACGGAAACAGCAGATTCAACAGGATTGGTGAAGTGAAACCATTGCGTAAAATCCACCCCGAAATCGTAAGCCATCCAGACGCCGGTGATCACCATTACCAGCAGCGCGGGAATTCCAATTTTTTCGTATTTCTTTTCAAAGGAGAGCAGGATTTCAGGATCACGATTCCTCAGCACTTCCGGCAAAATCCCCAGCGCGAGTACGAGATGACCGCCCACCCATATAGCGGCACCCAAAAGATGTAATACCAAAAGTAAGTGATGTGACATATTACTGCAAAAATAGAGGCCGCAATACCGAAAAATCTATGACCACAGTCATACTTACGGTCCTGTTGATTATTTTTCCGAAAGCGCCTTCAGAGCTGCAAGACCTTCACCATAGGACTTGTCCATCTGGCCGTCCATAAACACCGTCATCAGGTTTATAGGATAATCGAATTCGCAGTCCATATCCCAGGTCACTTTTGTGCTATTACCCTGAGGGGTCAATACAATATCAGAAGTAGCATCACTTTCAAAAGGTCTGGTAAAAAGCATCTTGGCGCTCTGTTTCTTATTGGGCACCAATGCCGTAATGATATGACAGCCGGCACCTGCATCATCGTTTCCGTCCCAGCAATACTGATCACCTACCTGACCGCTGTTCCCGGAATAATCAATTTTCATATTCGGATCCAGCTTCATCCAGGGGTTCCACTGGTTAAAAGCTTTCATCGAACTGATATTCTGGTACACTTTGTCGGCAGGCGCGTTAATGACAATCGATTTTTCAAAGTGATAATCCTTGCCAACAGCAAACATGAAGATAAGCAATACAATTACGATGGCTACGATGATTTTCAGTAAAGTTTTCATGATTGTTTAGTTTTACACAAATATAAAATTAATATTTTGAGTATTTTTACCTCACCAAGCAGGTGGATACCTGCTCAAATCTGAATAAATCCACTATTTTACAATGAGTAATCCTTTGTTACAACCCTTTCAAACTATACATTCCTCCGCACCTTTTTCCGAAATAAAAGAAGAACATTTTTTACCTGCTTTCCGTGAGCTTATTAAGGTTTCGGAAAAGGAAATTGATGCTATCGTCAATAACGAAGCTGAGCCCACTTTTGAAAACGTAATTGAAGCACTGTCGTACTCCGGACAACAACTGGATGTAGTTTCAGGCATTTTTTTCAATCTGAATTCCGCCGAGACCAATGACGAAATCCAAAAAATCGCTCAGGAAGTTTCACCTCTGCTTACGGAATATTCCGCAAGAATATCGCAGAATGAGGTCCTTTTTGAAAAAATTAAAAAGGTGTATGACGAGCAGGACAAATATCAACTGAGCGGAGAACAACAAATGCTTCTCAGCGAGACGTACAAAGGATTCGTGCGCAGCGGTGCCTTGCTGAATGGTGAGGATAAGGAAAGATTTAAAGAAATAAGCATTGAACTTTCCAAAAAATCACTGCAGTTCGGACAGAATGTATTGGCTGAAACAAATAACTACTTCAGGCACATCACAGATGAAAAGGAGTTGAAAGGCCTTCCGGAAGCCATTCTGGAACAGTACCGTGAAGAGGCAAAATCCAGGGGACTGGAAGGCTATGTGATCACGCTGCACATCCCAAGCTATCTGCCCGCCATGACGTATGCGGAAAACCGTGAACTGAGAAAAGAACTCGCTGACGCCTACGGAAAGAAATCCTTTAACAATAATGAATTCGACAATCAGGAACTCATTCGCGAAATCGTATCTCTGAAGCAGGAGAAAGCAAAGTTGCTGGGATATAGGAACTATTCAGAATTTGTACTGGAGGAAAGGATGGCTAAATCGCCGGACCAGGTACTCAATTTCCTGAATGAGCTTATGGAAAAGGCAAGGCCTTATGCTGAGAAAGAAATTGCGGAGCTGCAGGAGATGGCAAAAGCTGACGGCATAGACCAAATGCATAGTTATGACCACAGTTATTATGCAGAAAAACTCAGGAAAAAGAAATTCGATATTGATGATGAGGAGCTGAAACCTTACTTCCAGTTGGAAAAAGTGGAGGAGGCAGTATTTACATTGGCTAAAAAACTCTTCGGACTGGAATTTAAGGAATCCCGCGAGATCCAAAAGTATCATGAGGAGGTAAAAACCTATGAGATATTTGAAAACAGCCAATTTAAGGCGCTGCTTTATACCGACTATTTTCCCAGAAAAGGAAAAAGGGCCGGCGCCTGGATGACCAGTTTCAGAAATCAGTACCGACAAAACGGCGAAAATATCAGACCGCATATATCTGTTGTGTGCAACTTTTCGAAACCAAGTGCAGATACACCAAGCCTGCTCACCTTCCAGGAAGTAACGACCCTTTTTCATGAATTTGGTCATGCGCTGCACGGCATTTTGGCCGATACCACCTACCCCAACTTATCCGGCACCAATGTAAAATGGGATTTTGTGGAACTGCCTTCCCAGTTCCTGGAGAATTTCTGCTATGAACCTGACTTTCTGAAAACCTTCGCCATACATTATAAAACGCGCGAGACACTGCCGGATGATAAAATCCAGAAAATTTCTGACTCCAAGAATTTTATGGAAGGATACCAGACCCTAAGGCAGATTGGCCTGGGCAAACTGGATATGGCCTATCACAGT belongs to Chryseobacterium sp. and includes:
- the asnS gene encoding asparagine--tRNA ligase is translated as MKRMIIKELLGDYKKILHHDITVQGWVRAFRSNRFIALNDGSTMANLQVVVDFDNFDKDTISKISVASSLKITGEVVESQGSGQAIEIIAKKIVILGDNFTEERDKTILQPKKHSLEVLREQAHLRFRTNLFSAVFRVRSAVSFAIHEFYNKNHFFYINTPIITGADAEGAGEMFGVTNFDLDNIPRNEEGEIDFAQDFFGKKTNLTVSGQLEAETAAMGLGRVYTFGPTFRAENSNTTRHLAEFWMVEPEVAFNNLENNIDLAEDFLKYVISYVLKNCAEDLEFLNSRFAEEQKQKPEKDRAKEGLIEKLENVVKKRFMRVSYTEAIEILMSSKENKKGKFQYPVDRWGIDLQSEHERFLVEKHFESPVVLFDYPKEIKAFYMRLNDDNKTVAAMDVLFPGIGEIIGGSQREERLDVLKQKMQDMNVDEHELWWYLDTRKFGSVPHAGFGLGLERLVLFVTGMTNIRDVIPFPRTPKNAEF
- the rimM gene encoding ribosome maturation factor RimM (Essential for efficient processing of 16S rRNA) → MKKEDCYYLGKITRTHGLAGNVILKLDTDQPDHYNKLDGVFVEINGLLVPFFVEKQQWSRDNTKIVFFKNANLAMAEQLVNKNVFMPLSTLPELSGNQFYYHEVLGFEIRDEEGNSCGTIKEINDQIAQHYFILDLDGKEVIIPVIKDWILSVNRADKVITMQLPEGLLEVYTTPAVKDE
- a CDS encoding nitroreductase, with the translated sequence MDKSQILKEIIESRKSTFPRDYTGEGLAPEVLNAILDSAQFVPNHKRTRPWRFRVFTGAQKDELGATLAGIYRDTTPPAVFLQKKYEDIPAKAGKAGAIISISVAFSGLVPEWEEIAAVAMGVQNMYLTCTATNVGCYWSSPGLIKYLDGYLGLAENEKCYGLFYLGALKSELDEI
- a CDS encoding GreA/GreB family elongation factor — encoded protein: MQKALYNKNDLRTYVQEMLSGKVKTLEFYLNFTLEASRDIKKTSKYDSIREEIQSEIYHLDRQMAALKNMQREMQRVPDKKTDSAVVGSLVITNKARFYISVSLGEFFFEGDRFYAISEISPMAQIMKGKKAGDEFTLNKIHQRIEEIF
- a CDS encoding copper resistance protein CopD, producing MSHHLLLVLHLLGAAIWVGGHLVLALGILPEVLRNRDPEILLSFEKKYEKIGIPALLVMVITGVWMAYDFGVDFTQWFHFTNPVESAVSVKLILLFSTLLFALSANVFVLPKLSARTLPLMAFHIISVTVIGIFMLIVGSFFRYGGLSV
- a CDS encoding SRPBCC family protein; protein product: MKTLLKIIVAIVIVLLIFMFAVGKDYHFEKSIVINAPADKVYQNISSMKAFNQWNPWMKLDPNMKIDYSGNSGQVGDQYCWDGNDDAGAGCHIITALVPNKKQSAKMLFTRPFESDATSDIVLTPQGNSTKVTWDMDCEFDYPINLMTVFMDGQMDKSYGEGLAALKALSEK
- a CDS encoding M3 family metallopeptidase; the protein is MSNPLLQPFQTIHSSAPFSEIKEEHFLPAFRELIKVSEKEIDAIVNNEAEPTFENVIEALSYSGQQLDVVSGIFFNLNSAETNDEIQKIAQEVSPLLTEYSARISQNEVLFEKIKKVYDEQDKYQLSGEQQMLLSETYKGFVRSGALLNGEDKERFKEISIELSKKSLQFGQNVLAETNNYFRHITDEKELKGLPEAILEQYREEAKSRGLEGYVITLHIPSYLPAMTYAENRELRKELADAYGKKSFNNNEFDNQELIREIVSLKQEKAKLLGYRNYSEFVLEERMAKSPDQVLNFLNELMEKARPYAEKEIAELQEMAKADGIDQMHSYDHSYYAEKLRKKKFDIDDEELKPYFQLEKVEEAVFTLAKKLFGLEFKESREIQKYHEEVKTYEIFENSQFKALLYTDYFPRKGKRAGAWMTSFRNQYRQNGENIRPHISVVCNFSKPSADTPSLLTFQEVTTLFHEFGHALHGILADTTYPNLSGTNVKWDFVELPSQFLENFCYEPDFLKTFAIHYKTRETLPDDKIQKISDSKNFMEGYQTLRQIGLGKLDMAYHSTADKIGDVKTFEVKETEGTSLYPANPDTATSPSFSHIFQGGYSAGYYSYKWAEVLDADAFQYFKENGIFNPETAARYRRLLAAGGTKDPMELYKEFRGSEPKVESLLKRAFG